The nucleotide sequence TCTGCCCACCAAAGGGTAAACGACCCTGGCTATCTTGAAAATTGTGGAACGCCAGCCCCAGTTGCTTCAAATTGTTGGCACATTGGGAACGGTTGGCTGCTTCCCGCACTTTCTGTACGGCTGGCAACAAGAGGCCAATTAAAATAGCAATGATGGCAATCACCACCAGCAGTTCAATGAGGGTGAATCCCCCACGTCGATCATAAGACATGTTCTGGTACCTTGTTTAGTTTCGATGAGGAAATAATGAAACGATGTTAATATAACTGACAGAGTAAATGCTTGTCAATGAAATAATTTTTCACCATTTCGCGCTGTACCACCCGCCGGTGGCACAACTTCAAAAGGAGCATTTTTCATAACTGCTTTCCATTGAAGTGCTTGTGGCGATTTTCTGCAATTTTCGCCGTGCCGTGGACTTCAATCCCTATAATGTCGATAAGGTTAGTAGTGTTCCCCTCAGATCGGAGTTGTTGGTTGGATACCCAGATACCCATGTCAGAACAGGAAATCGCCACTGCGAATACCCAACTGGCTGGGCAAAGTCCTGAAGCGATCTTACGTTGGGCAGTAGAGCAATTTCACCCCAAATTAATGATGGCCACCGCCTTTGGGGCCGAAGGGTGCTGCATCCTGCACATGCTGGCGGATATCGAAAAGAGCGTCCACGTCATTAATCTGGATACGGGCTATCAATTTGCTGAAACCCTGGAACTCCGTGAACGCATCCTTCAGAAATACGGTATTGCGGTAGAAATGGTTCGCCCCGATACCACCGTGGAAGAGTACGAAGCTGCCCACGGTGGGCCTTTGTATGTGCACCGCCCAGACCAATGCTGTCTCGACCGCAAAGTAAAGCCACTTCGCAAAGCTGTGGTGGGCTATCATGCCTGGATTAGTGCCATACGCAGCGACCAGACACAGCACCGTCAGGCGGCAAATATTGTCCAGTGGGATCCCAAGTTTCAACTGGTGAAAGTGAACCCACTGCTCGGTTGGACGAAAAAAGATGTCTGGAACTTCGTTGTGAAACACGATGTCCCTTATAACCCACTGCACGACCAGGGTTACCCCAGTATTGGGTGCTGGCCATGCACCGCACCCGTTGCGGAAGGTGGGGATGAACGCTCCGGGCGTTGGGCAGGCAGCCAGAAAAAAGAATGCGGCTTACACGTCATCGAACACGATCAAGGATCGGGAATTTGACATGAATCAATCGGTCGATGATACGATATCAGGCAGAAATATTACTGCAAACTCCCGCACCATTCGGTTTCCGTTCTACACGGCACGCACCGAATATGCCTGTCTGGCAATGCTGGAGCTGGCAGCCAGTTATGGCACCTCCGCACCAGTGAGACTTCGCCAGATTGCCGAAAAACACAATATTTCCCACCGTTTTCTGGTGCAGATTTTTCTGCAATTAAAAGCAGCCGGGCTGGTGCGTAGTGCCCGCGGTGCTGGTGGGGGCTACTTTCTCGGCAGCGATCCAAAATCAATCGCAGTTTACGATGTGGTGAAAGTTGTCGATTCCACGATTCAAACGGAAAACGGCAATCTGCCCGAACATCCATTTCTGCGTGCGGTGCACCAGTTGTGGACCGATGCCATGCACACCCAGATGAAGTTACTGCAACAGTGCTCGCTGGCCGACCTTTTAGAACGATCCCAAGAACAATTTGATGCGTCGTATCAAATCTGAGAATAAATTCATTAAAATTTCAGGAGAAAAGATGGCGGATTTAATTCCACCCCATGGTGGAGTGCCGGAAGTAGTGAACCGAACCCTTGCTGGCGAAGCAGCAACAACCTTTGCCAGCCAGACCCAGTCTGCGGTGACGATTCCCGTCAGTGATGCGGATCTGTCGACTCTGTACCGCATTGCCGATGGTGGGCTGTCGCCACTGATTGGTGCGATGACCAAAGACGAATACCACCAGGTGCTGGAAGAAGAGGTGATCGTCCGTGGTGGCAAAAAATATGCCTGGACCATCCCACTGGCCTTTCCGGTGGCAGAAAGTCTCGCCAAAACATTAAAAACTGGTGAGAATTATACATTAACCAACGAAGCGGGTGTTTCTGTGGGCCAAATCATGCTCACAGATGTCTATCCGTGGGATAAAGCCAAGTATAACGCTTCGGTTTACTCCACCATCCGCACCGACCATCCTGGGGCACGCATTGCCCTGCAGGATGAACGTACCTGGCTGATTGGTGGCACCATCGAAGCTCTGCCACCTGCCAAGCATCCGGAATATGGCGATTTTGTACTGACCCCACGTGAAACCAGAGCACTTTTTGCGTCAAAAGGCTACCAGCGAGTGGTGGCATTTCAGACCCGCAACGCCCTGCACCGTGCCCACGAATATGCACTGGTGGTGGGCCTGGAACGTCTGACCCGAGAAGGGTTTAATGCCGCAGCCGTGCTGAATCCACTGATTGGCGAAACGAAGAGCGACGATGTGGATGCAGTCACCCGCATGCGAACCTACAAAGCCATCATCGATGAAAAGGTGCTGGGTGAGGGGGATATCGATACCGAACTGTGGCAGCAGGTGGGCAAAAACTTCATCGATCGCGTGCATCTGATCGGACTGGACATTAAGATGTTCTACGCAGGCCCGAAAGAAGCCATTATGCACGGTATTTACCGCCAGAACTTCGGCTTTACCGATATTATTATCGGCCGGAAACATGCCGACGCACCGTACGATGACGGCACTGACATCTGGGATGGTCTGGACGCACAGAAAAAGTTCGACACGTTAAATGGCGAATTGCTGATCAACCCGGTCAAAGTGGGCTTTGCCGCCTTCTATGAAGAACTGGGCCGAGTTGCTCTGGTCGACGATCAGGCAGGCAAAGGCTGGAAACCAGTTTCTATCAGTGGTCGGGAATTACGGGAACAGTTGAAAAACGGCATCCTGCCCGACCCACGGATCCTGCGACCAGAAACCGCCTCGCTACTGATCAAGAAATACCAGTCGCAGTAATTATGTAGCTTGAAATCTGGTTTACCTCAGGAAAAAGATCGTCAGTCAACCACTCAGACTGGTAAATCTCTGTGCAATATTGAATTATGAAATCTTTTCTATCTGTAGAATTTGGAATGTCGATTTGCAAGAACTTATACATATAAGTAATGAATGATTGATTGAGCTTCTCAAAAATTTGCTTGAGCCAGAGGTTGCTAGTGTTGGGATCAACTTGAAAATTGATGGCATTGCGGATTGCTCTCAAGCCTCTTCGGAATCTTGTTAAAGGCGAAGATAAATCAGATATACTAGAACTAGTACTTGCTAGACCAATTAGAGATAAACGCTCTGCTTCGTACTGAGCAACCATTTGGTAGAAAAACTGCCACCAGGTGGCATTTACACGTGAAACTAAAAGCAATTCGCGAGCTGCGTCTAATGCAGTTCTAGCAGTTTCGTGCTTCGCGCCTGCTTTCTTAAGCCCTTCTACAGGATCAATTTTCAATTCAAAACTACCTTGAATCAAAGCTGCTTCCGCAGCATAAATTTCAACAATTGCTCGAAGTAAACTATTGCTACCCTCTAAGCCAGCACGTGCCAAATCAAAAAAACGAAATGAATCTTCAAATTTGCTACTAGCTTCATTGATGTCGGAATTGTAAGCTTCGTAACATTTTGCTCGACCACGAATCATATCAAAAACGGTACGATACTGAGGATACAGGGTGCGATCGGCTGTTCGGTCAATAATGACGCTACGAGGAGAATCGTGTGATGTGGGATATTGCCGCCTTGAACGTTCCATTGCATCATCTGATAACTTTAAAACTCGTTTAATATTGTCAGCAAAACCGTCGGGCAGATCAGATAAGGCAACAAAAAAAGAATCGAATCCGAATAAAAATTCAGATTTTAAGTGATAGTATCGAAGATAAGCTTCTTGTGTCGATTTGTCGGAATTGTTCATGTTCAAATAATCGACATCGAGCTCAGCTGGTATTTCGGGTTTGAGCAAGCAATCTGCAATACTATGATATTTTCTGTTAGTTGGAGATGTATGGCCAAGCTTGACTGCCGCATTTGCAGCATCAAGCAAATCGTGCAAATCGCAGTCCTTTTTAAGCTGAATTTGTGAATAGTTAGCATTAACATCAAAAGGGGTCTCCGTAATGTCAGACCAGCGTGCATGAAGCACGGCTAAGTAATCGCCCCTTTCTGCCAGCAGTTTGATTTTCAAGTCGCGAAACTGCTTTTTAACTTGTGGAAGAGGTCCGGTAACAAACATAGAAACAAAGCTATTGTTCAATACAGCAGTAGAATCCTGATAATCGGTCACTACACAATCTAAGCGATATTTAAAATCATCTTCAAGCATACGGTCGCACCAATGCAGTAATTGCTGTGCGGGGATCTGCTTTCGCAAAGTCACTTCGTGTCTGTACCATGCTTGAGAAAGTGAGCGAAGTTCTTTTGCATGTCGCTTAATTAGTTCACCAACAAGTTCTGATAAATTTGAGATATCGCTTGTAATTGCCCTATACAAATGACTATTTATATCATTAATCTGGAAGCGATGTCGTAGCGAATCAAAATTATCATCGCCGAAAAAATCGTGTACTTGCCTAAATCCCGTTTGGATCGCAGAAAAATTGTTTTCGTTAGACTTAAGCACATAAATAAGTTTGCACAAAGACCGCAATGCTGAAATGCGATGATAAGTATACTCAAGAAATGCTAAAGCATCGTTGGACTGACCGAATGTGTACACGTAATAAGTGCGAGTAAGCCGAAAGTGAACGAAATATGACATTAATAAATGGAATATACTCAATTTCAATTTATCAAATTTGGAAGATAATGCTTCATTTACTTGCGCTCTAGATGTGTATTGATTGTTGATATTATAAATTCGATTTCTGATAGGTCTGCTGATCGAGAGGCTTCCACCTACGAGCAGTGTCATGCCACTATCTTGCTTTACAAGCGATAAGATGAATTTATCTGTCTCATTAGAATCTTTAAATATAGGGCGCAATAGATGGCGGATTTGCGCTAGCGGCCTCGTCCTTCTGCATGCCGCAAGCAGATATAAGGCAAGCATATCCATGCTAGCTTTCCGGTCGCCGAATGTGCAGAGATTGTATTCATTATCGAAGTTTAATACTGTCGAATATTCAATCAATTCAGATCCTAATTGGATCACAGTATTCTTGAAACAATCGACTTCTAGCATTTTCTCTATCTTCATTGTTGTTGCTTTGGAGTCACTTCTTGTTGTTCTCGCATCAATCGCGATAATTACTTTTGATTCGCCAATATCGTATGGCAAACTTTTCTTAATGCTTTTATAAAATTCATTGATGAATTTGCATAATAACTCAAACCGTTTCAAACAACCATCTTTGTCTAAAGTGCTCTCGCCATGATGTGAAGTTACGTTCCATAAGTAATTATCCAAGCCATCCAGTATCACAAGATACCGGCTTCGTTGCAATGTGTATGAAAGAAGGTGCATTGCTTTGTTAATGATTGTATCATCATCGATATCCTTGTTGGATTCGACTGGCAATGCACCAGGTACTAACTGCGTATCATACTGCTTGCACTGCGCCATAATTGCATCAACAAGACCAGCTAAGGTGTGAGTGCATTCAAGATTAATAATTATCGGTGTATATCCTATATATAATCCTTTGTTTGCAACATCAAGCATTGCTTCTGATGCGGTAATACGCGGGAAGCTTTTGGTTTGGATATCATCAATATCTTTTAATTCTTCAAGCGACGATACGCAAATAATTTTCTGATCATTATAGAATATTGCACGCAATAATTCTTCGGTTGCAAAATTGTATGGTGGCTCGTCATTTTTGTCATTATTATCATATTTTTTTCTGTATCCGAACGAACTTATTCCGCTTGAGGCGTAGGGTATTTGGCTTGCAGGAAATCTGTTAGTCAGGGCGGAATAGATATGCACAAGTGAGTGTGCTGGATTTGTTGTTTCGGCTACTATTACGCCATTTCTACTTGTGTATGCCCTGTCCGGTCCAACCGCAGAGTTTTCAACGCCTTCCTCGATAAACGGCAGTTTGTAGTCTTCGAACTTCAGCCATATGATGCTGATGTCATTTTTATTTTTACTTTCATTATCTTGTATGATCTTTTCAACTAAACTTGTCAGCCTGACATCGCCTCCACTGCATCCCATGACTACCAGAAGCGGATTTTCGCCAACCAAACCATAGAACCTTTTTACATAGTCATCGTTTACTGGGCGGTCTAGCCGTTCATCAATTAACAGTGAGTGAGTGCTACCGTGCATTTTAATCACTGACATGATCGCGTTTGCTGTCAACGCACTGTGTGGCAAGCTTTTGCCTTCTTCCATTGAAAAAACACGGGTTTTTATTCCTTCTGCTTCAAAACTTCGTTCGATTAAATCATCAAAATTGAATGTAAATACTGTTCGTATACTCAACAATCGGCACAAAAATACAAGATATC is from Zavarzinella sp. and encodes:
- a CDS encoding phosphoadenylyl-sulfate reductase: MDTQIPMSEQEIATANTQLAGQSPEAILRWAVEQFHPKLMMATAFGAEGCCILHMLADIEKSVHVINLDTGYQFAETLELRERILQKYGIAVEMVRPDTTVEEYEAAHGGPLYVHRPDQCCLDRKVKPLRKAVVGYHAWISAIRSDQTQHRQAANIVQWDPKFQLVKVNPLLGWTKKDVWNFVVKHDVPYNPLHDQGYPSIGCWPCTAPVAEGGDERSGRWAGSQKKECGLHVIEHDQGSGI
- a CDS encoding SIR2 family protein; the protein is MSTHSKIPLSFEDHRKVVDQIREAWYSKRPIVPIVGAGLSAASGFPVLKSIVHYLASIYAISEEYCPFQGKKMLPKEMKEKIKERYFKKTWNLIEDYGWPDRFFLYQELSRILKQDSKKISDVIPEKLTEIAKIINPNSWYNYEELVKTITKKYNVGREEFDKVYSDSKHFGIYGDWRKLIQHITRFNADYADSLFAAMGLAKEPNLGQRYLVFLCRLLSIRTVFTFNFDDLIERSFEAEGIKTRVFSMEEGKSLPHSALTANAIMSVIKMHGSTHSLLIDERLDRPVNDDYVKRFYGLVGENPLLVVMGCSGGDVRLTSLVEKIIQDNESKNKNDISIIWLKFEDYKLPFIEEGVENSAVGPDRAYTSRNGVIVAETTNPAHSLVHIYSALTNRFPASQIPYASSGISSFGYRKKYDNNDKNDEPPYNFATEELLRAIFYNDQKIICVSSLEELKDIDDIQTKSFPRITASEAMLDVANKGLYIGYTPIIINLECTHTLAGLVDAIMAQCKQYDTQLVPGALPVESNKDIDDDTIINKAMHLLSYTLQRSRYLVILDGLDNYLWNVTSHHGESTLDKDGCLKRFELLCKFINEFYKSIKKSLPYDIGESKVIIAIDARTTRSDSKATTMKIEKMLEVDCFKNTVIQLGSELIEYSTVLNFDNEYNLCTFGDRKASMDMLALYLLAACRRTRPLAQIRHLLRPIFKDSNETDKFILSLVKQDSGMTLLVGGSLSISRPIRNRIYNINNQYTSRAQVNEALSSKFDKLKLSIFHLLMSYFVHFRLTRTYYVYTFGQSNDALAFLEYTYHRISALRSLCKLIYVLKSNENNFSAIQTGFRQVHDFFGDDNFDSLRHRFQINDINSHLYRAITSDISNLSELVGELIKRHAKELRSLSQAWYRHEVTLRKQIPAQQLLHWCDRMLEDDFKYRLDCVVTDYQDSTAVLNNSFVSMFVTGPLPQVKKQFRDLKIKLLAERGDYLAVLHARWSDITETPFDVNANYSQIQLKKDCDLHDLLDAANAAVKLGHTSPTNRKYHSIADCLLKPEIPAELDVDYLNMNNSDKSTQEAYLRYYHLKSEFLFGFDSFFVALSDLPDGFADNIKRVLKLSDDAMERSRRQYPTSHDSPRSVIIDRTADRTLYPQYRTVFDMIRGRAKCYEAYNSDINEASSKFEDSFRFFDLARAGLEGSNSLLRAIVEIYAAEAALIQGSFELKIDPVEGLKKAGAKHETARTALDAARELLLVSRVNATWWQFFYQMVAQYEAERLSLIGLASTSSSISDLSSPLTRFRRGLRAIRNAINFQVDPNTSNLWLKQIFEKLNQSFITYMYKFLQIDIPNSTDRKDFIIQYCTEIYQSEWLTDDLFPEVNQISSYIITATGIS
- a CDS encoding Rrf2 family transcriptional regulator; the encoded protein is MNQSVDDTISGRNITANSRTIRFPFYTARTEYACLAMLELAASYGTSAPVRLRQIAEKHNISHRFLVQIFLQLKAAGLVRSARGAGGGYFLGSDPKSIAVYDVVKVVDSTIQTENGNLPEHPFLRAVHQLWTDAMHTQMKLLQQCSLADLLERSQEQFDASYQI